A single region of the Winslowiella toletana genome encodes:
- the stbD gene encoding fimbrial usher protein StbD has protein sequence MNLRIGLSLLALSLLSQTVNAACSRVTSSATLSQAAIDAGYTAASWTGACDTCNAKNIGIPGVISLSNGTFQSSGTLLASSSMSFLSQGAATAYSANQILFRCAVADADSLYEMYATNGDNTYTGMYAASEIDGAYYSYMRNVAVRLTNLRTGAYFSRYWQGRKLTEDDWFSDGTWIYVPASAFSDVLMEIFRIDSTTWFANAANRYTYTYSQPHGYSIFKGPGLSTNVTEGADSASYWDGFYSAWPGSWSLYAAGVTFVRGATCRVNDFPNTVILPTITATELSQGGASQTGFNVTIECETGAVSSTSVSTTSSANVSMGFLVNQPKAVAAATSLGLVTSGGGLTWLLDNNYGAGAGEASGVGIRIYKSDGSALNLLPNLTASSYGQGNPRGWYAFRDLTTLVSSGSTEIYAGDFTASLEAINQQPITAGTVNAQLQIMVSFQ, from the coding sequence ATGAATTTGCGTATCGGCCTCTCACTGCTTGCCCTTTCACTATTGAGCCAGACGGTGAACGCCGCCTGTAGCCGGGTAACCAGCAGCGCAACACTTTCTCAGGCAGCCATTGACGCTGGCTATACGGCGGCCAGTTGGACCGGCGCCTGTGATACCTGTAATGCTAAAAACATCGGCATACCTGGCGTTATCAGCCTGAGCAACGGTACTTTTCAGTCTTCCGGTACGCTACTGGCCAGCTCGTCGATGAGTTTTCTCAGTCAGGGGGCGGCGACCGCCTATTCGGCAAATCAAATTCTTTTCCGCTGTGCTGTCGCTGATGCGGACAGCCTGTATGAGATGTATGCCACCAATGGCGATAACACTTATACCGGCATGTATGCGGCGAGTGAAATCGACGGCGCGTATTACAGTTACATGCGCAACGTCGCGGTTCGGCTCACCAACCTGAGAACCGGAGCTTACTTCTCACGTTACTGGCAAGGTCGCAAGTTAACCGAGGATGACTGGTTCTCTGATGGTACTTGGATCTACGTTCCCGCCAGTGCTTTTAGCGACGTGCTGATGGAGATTTTCCGCATCGACAGCACCACCTGGTTTGCCAACGCGGCAAATCGTTATACCTACACTTATTCGCAACCTCATGGTTACAGCATCTTTAAAGGCCCTGGTCTCAGTACCAACGTGACTGAAGGTGCTGATTCAGCCAGCTACTGGGATGGTTTTTACAGTGCGTGGCCAGGTTCATGGAGCCTCTACGCGGCAGGTGTCACCTTCGTGCGAGGGGCAACCTGTCGGGTCAACGACTTTCCTAATACGGTGATCCTGCCAACTATCACGGCAACGGAGCTGAGCCAGGGCGGCGCGAGCCAGACAGGCTTCAACGTTACCATTGAGTGTGAGACCGGTGCGGTGTCCAGCACCAGCGTGTCGACCACCAGTTCGGCAAACGTATCAATGGGATTTTTGGTCAATCAGCCTAAAGCCGTAGCCGCAGCAACCTCATTAGGATTAGTGACCAGCGGCGGTGGTTTGACCTGGCTACTGGATAACAATTACGGTGCGGGCGCGGGTGAAGCCTCTGGCGTCGGGATTCGTATTTACAAAAGCGACGGCAGCGCGTTGAATTTATTGCCCAATCTTACTGCCAGTTCCTACGGACAGGGCAATCCGCGCGGATGGTATGCATTCAGGGATTTAACTACGCTGGTGTCCAGCGGCAGCACGGAAATTTATGCGGGGGATTTCACCGCCTCGCTGGAAGCGATAAATCAACAGCCGATCACGGCGGGAACAGTGAATGCGCAATTACAGATTATGGTCAGTTTTCAGTAG
- a CDS encoding fimbria/pilus periplasmic chaperone, giving the protein MTYRNSLFLLFYSALFAFFSMASVSAWANVTMTGTRIIYRSDARSVDVNLSNQSNFPFVIQSWFDEGNINDGPESKRNIPFVASPASFRIQAKAGQVVRISHTNSRQLPQDRESVFWFNFQQIPPSNIAGAAAEGQNKMLVVLRNRVKLFYRPSRLGNPPSNIFPTIKVAPARDGQRSGVVITNTLPFYLNLGRIQLNATGVALQATADMVPPLSSRTFWFNRAAPAGKNTIRLTVINDQGARISGDFPL; this is encoded by the coding sequence ATGACTTATCGTAATTCGTTGTTTTTGTTATTTTATAGCGCATTATTTGCGTTTTTCAGCATGGCGAGTGTTTCCGCCTGGGCCAACGTTACGATGACCGGCACCCGGATTATTTATCGCAGCGATGCACGATCTGTCGACGTCAATCTGTCCAATCAGAGTAATTTTCCCTTTGTGATTCAAAGCTGGTTTGACGAAGGCAATATCAATGATGGCCCGGAAAGCAAACGAAATATCCCTTTTGTTGCCTCGCCCGCGTCATTTCGCATCCAGGCTAAGGCCGGTCAGGTAGTGCGGATTTCTCACACCAATTCCCGTCAGTTGCCGCAGGATCGCGAATCCGTGTTCTGGTTTAACTTCCAACAAATTCCTCCTTCCAACATTGCTGGCGCAGCAGCCGAAGGCCAGAATAAAATGCTGGTGGTTTTGCGAAATCGGGTGAAATTATTTTATCGACCATCGCGGTTGGGCAATCCACCCTCAAATATTTTCCCCACCATCAAGGTTGCGCCGGCACGGGATGGACAACGCAGCGGTGTGGTCATCACCAATACGCTACCGTTTTATCTGAACCTCGGCCGCATTCAACTGAATGCCACAGGCGTTGCACTGCAGGCGACAGCCGATATGGTGCCACCTTTAAGCAGCCGCACCTTCTGGTTTAATCGTGCCGCACCTGCCGGTAAAAATACTATCAGGCTGACAGTAATCAACGATCAGGGAGCGAGAATTAGTGGGGATTTCCCGTTATAA
- a CDS encoding EamA family transporter — protein sequence MNKYTLSIILSVLLQSYAYGFMTRNMGTSAILFFVMMAFIACSVVYFILMRIRKLTVKKEHIPCLIGLNISTALAFVAFYVSISLIPASISALVEAAAGPIWIVMLSLLIYKKSVSWSAIMTSLLILICGVVALRLQNGSVIDFNTVSGILLAIAAALGAALVAWNSEKAESAGIKPVVVLAWRFHLTWLISLILLMTFPSEKIAFSDAIRSLGLVLIGVVLPMYFMQLGMQRSSPLVTMMCLSMLPLITYMFEMLFGGEFTLQLLSVLIIGTGASFLQIWLNSRATA from the coding sequence ATGAATAAATATACACTCTCAATTATTTTGTCTGTTCTGTTACAGTCCTATGCCTATGGCTTCATGACCCGAAATATGGGGACGTCTGCCATCTTATTTTTTGTCATGATGGCTTTTATCGCGTGTAGTGTCGTCTACTTTATATTGATGCGGATAAGAAAGTTAACAGTTAAAAAAGAACACATCCCTTGCCTGATCGGATTAAATATCAGTACTGCGCTGGCTTTTGTGGCGTTTTACGTCTCAATATCCCTAATTCCCGCTTCCATCTCTGCGTTAGTTGAAGCTGCCGCAGGTCCGATCTGGATAGTGATGCTTTCTTTACTGATTTATAAAAAATCCGTGAGCTGGTCAGCGATTATGACTTCACTGCTTATTCTGATCTGCGGCGTTGTTGCACTCAGGCTGCAAAATGGCAGCGTGATAGATTTCAATACTGTTTCAGGCATTTTACTGGCCATCGCTGCTGCTCTGGGTGCTGCACTGGTGGCATGGAATAGTGAAAAAGCAGAATCTGCCGGGATTAAGCCTGTTGTTGTGTTAGCGTGGCGATTTCATCTGACATGGCTGATTTCGCTTATCCTGTTGATGACGTTCCCGTCAGAAAAAATTGCGTTTAGCGATGCAATACGTTCCTTAGGGTTGGTGCTGATTGGTGTCGTTCTGCCGATGTATTTTATGCAGTTGGGTATGCAGCGATCTTCCCCACTGGTAACAATGATGTGCCTGAGTATGTTACCGCTTATTACTTATATGTTTGAGATGCTGTTTGGTGGCGAGTTTACGCTGCAACTTTTATCAGTGCTGATTATTGGCACCGGCGCGTCATTCCTGCAGATCTGGCTGAACAGTCGCGCTACAGCCTGA
- a CDS encoding Rpn family recombination-promoting nuclease/putative transposase — translation MLAQPNYSSCFPLADITMISDDRIDKHRGVALLEMMQKHIYDRNLLAIADQPGS, via the coding sequence TTGCTGGCTCAGCCGAACTACAGCAGCTGTTTTCCGCTGGCAGATATTACGATGATCTCTGACGATCGGATCGACAAGCATCGGGGAGTGGCATTACTGGAAATGATGCAGAAGCATATTTACGACCGCAATTTGCTGGCCATTGCCGACCAGCCGGGCAGTTAA
- a CDS encoding DUF2058 domain-containing protein translates to MTKLTLQEQMLKAGLVTSKKMAKVQRTAKKSRVQAREAREAVEENKKAQLERDKQLSEQQKQAALSKEYKAQVKQLIEMNRIVISKGNIDFNFTDNNLIKKIAVDKATQTQLINGRLAIAGLDAANGKDREYVIIPAVVADKIAQRDANSIVLNSALSLEEQNEDDPYADFKVPDDLMW, encoded by the coding sequence ATGACAAAACTCACCTTACAAGAGCAGATGCTTAAAGCTGGATTAGTGACCAGCAAGAAGATGGCCAAAGTCCAGAGAACCGCTAAAAAATCGCGGGTTCAGGCTCGTGAGGCCAGAGAGGCGGTGGAGGAAAATAAAAAAGCACAACTTGAGCGTGATAAACAGCTAAGCGAACAACAAAAACAAGCTGCTTTATCGAAAGAGTATAAAGCTCAGGTGAAGCAGCTGATTGAAATGAACAGAATCGTCATTTCAAAAGGCAATATAGATTTTAACTTCACAGATAATAACCTGATTAAAAAAATAGCGGTTGATAAGGCGACTCAAACCCAGCTTATTAACGGTCGTCTCGCCATTGCTGGCCTGGACGCGGCTAATGGTAAAGATCGCGAATATGTCATCATTCCCGCGGTTGTAGCCGATAAAATTGCGCAACGGGATGCAAATAGCATTGTGCTAAACAGCGCACTCAGCCTCGAAGAACAAAATGAAGATGACCCGTATGCCGATTTTAAAGTGCCTGATGATTTAATGTGGTAA
- a CDS encoding ArsR/SmtB family transcription factor, producing the protein MSPENAMKLLSNSTRLSVLNWLKNPGEAFTGYTQLYDYDKYGVCASLIQDKAGLSQPATSLCLKVLQDAGLLEANKVGKWTYYRRCEPRINEVTSALGDFLKNL; encoded by the coding sequence ATGTCACCTGAAAATGCCATGAAATTACTGTCCAACTCAACCCGTCTGTCAGTATTGAATTGGCTGAAAAATCCAGGTGAAGCGTTTACCGGCTACACGCAACTTTATGATTATGACAAATATGGAGTTTGTGCCAGCCTCATTCAGGATAAGGCCGGGCTTTCTCAACCCGCCACATCGCTGTGCCTGAAAGTCCTGCAGGATGCGGGGCTGCTTGAAGCCAATAAAGTCGGTAAATGGACGTATTACCGCCGCTGTGAGCCGCGAATTAACGAGGTGACATCCGCACTGGGTGATTTTCTGAAGAATCTGTAA
- a CDS encoding MFS transporter — MLSNPTKDACSEVNGEVRPFSAAEPLAQNVAEGDQGIVRGTAEYRRAGLALFLLGFASFSLIYCVQPLLPSFAKSFHISPTQSSLALSLTTGLLAISILLSGAFSQAWGRRGVMFTSMALASLLNLVAAWVPEWHQLLIARAAEGVILGGVPAVAMAWLAEEIHPAHLGKTMGLYVGGTAFGAMMGRVGMGMMTEFWSWQVAMEILGVLCLLSALGFILLLPQSRNFSRKPGINLRYHLQTWGQNLKKPGLLKIYGIGFILTSIFVTLFNYAAFRLSAAPFNFNQTQVSMIFLAFAFGIVASSLAGNLADRFGKRPLLLVGFGLMFIGVLLTLPNMLGAIVAGIILVTSGFFISHAVASSSIGPLAGATRGHASSLYLLFYYMGSSLTGSAGGGLWQHGGWHAITLLTASLAIVGLLLTLTSSKSIKLKG, encoded by the coding sequence ATGTTGTCGAATCCCACCAAGGACGCCTGCAGTGAGGTTAATGGCGAAGTCAGACCGTTTTCTGCTGCAGAGCCGTTAGCGCAGAATGTTGCAGAGGGCGATCAAGGGATTGTGCGTGGTACAGCGGAATATCGTCGCGCGGGTTTGGCACTGTTTCTGCTTGGATTCGCCAGTTTTTCGTTGATCTATTGTGTGCAGCCGTTACTTCCGTCCTTCGCCAAAAGTTTTCATATCTCTCCGACACAAAGTTCTCTGGCCTTATCGCTGACTACCGGATTACTGGCAATATCTATTTTGTTATCCGGCGCCTTTTCGCAGGCGTGGGGACGGCGTGGCGTAATGTTTACTTCAATGGCGCTGGCGTCGTTGCTGAATCTGGTTGCCGCGTGGGTACCTGAATGGCATCAGTTGCTGATTGCCCGAGCGGCAGAAGGTGTTATTCTCGGCGGCGTACCGGCAGTTGCGATGGCGTGGCTGGCAGAAGAGATTCATCCCGCTCACCTTGGTAAAACCATGGGGTTGTACGTGGGCGGCACCGCCTTTGGCGCCATGATGGGCCGCGTGGGAATGGGGATGATGACAGAATTCTGGTCGTGGCAGGTCGCCATGGAGATTCTGGGTGTGCTCTGCTTGCTATCAGCGCTGGGATTTATCCTGCTGCTGCCTCAATCGCGTAATTTCAGCCGAAAACCCGGAATCAATCTCAGATATCATCTGCAAACCTGGGGGCAAAACCTTAAAAAACCGGGTTTGCTGAAAATTTATGGCATTGGATTTATCCTTACCAGTATTTTCGTCACGCTGTTTAACTATGCTGCGTTCCGTCTTTCCGCTGCGCCATTTAATTTTAACCAGACACAGGTCAGCATGATCTTCCTGGCCTTTGCCTTTGGTATTGTTGCTTCATCGCTGGCCGGAAACCTTGCGGATCGCTTCGGTAAGCGGCCTTTACTGCTGGTCGGTTTTGGCTTGATGTTTATCGGCGTATTACTGACCTTACCCAATATGCTTGGCGCGATTGTGGCCGGTATCATCCTGGTGACTTCCGGTTTCTTTATCAGCCATGCCGTTGCCAGCAGCTCAATTGGTCCATTGGCGGGCGCAACGCGAGGTCATGCCTCCTCACTATATTTGCTGTTTTACTATATGGGTTCCAGCTTAACGGGTTCCGCAGGGGGAGGATTATGGCAGCACGGTGGCTGGCATGCGATTACGCTGTTAACCGCATCGCTGGCGATAGTCGGGCTTTTATTGACCCTGACGTCGTCAAAAAGCATAAAATTGAAAGGTTGA
- a CDS encoding fimbrial protein, with product MMLKKYSVACGALASLAVLPGLAFASSNTISFQGEVAAQTCGISINGVDTSPVVLLPTVSTAQLDTSGKSAGATTFEVGVSGCTGSAEGMSFSTVFVGNQVTSAGNLGNTGTAGNVELQIVDSTGGNINFTNGFTGNRDLVLGANQTSASSTYTAQYFSTGVATPGSVMATMQYAISYL from the coding sequence ATGATGCTGAAAAAGTATTCTGTAGCATGTGGAGCACTGGCTTCGTTAGCTGTACTGCCTGGATTAGCATTTGCTTCCAGTAATACCATCTCGTTTCAGGGTGAAGTCGCCGCTCAAACCTGTGGCATTTCAATTAATGGCGTTGACACCTCGCCCGTGGTTTTGTTGCCAACGGTGAGCACCGCGCAGCTGGATACTTCCGGTAAAAGTGCCGGAGCAACCACTTTTGAAGTGGGTGTCAGTGGCTGTACCGGTAGTGCGGAGGGGATGAGCTTTTCTACCGTGTTTGTCGGTAATCAGGTCACCAGCGCGGGCAATCTGGGCAATACCGGAACGGCGGGAAATGTAGAGCTGCAAATTGTCGATTCAACCGGTGGCAACATCAACTTTACCAACGGCTTTACCGGAAATCGCGACCTGGTGCTGGGCGCTAATCAGACCAGCGCAAGCTCAACCTACACCGCGCAGTACTTTTCAACCGGAGTAGCAACACCCGGCAGCGTGATGGCGACCATGCAGTACGCGATATCCTATCTGTAA
- a CDS encoding fimbria/pilus periplasmic chaperone, whose product MRNYRLWSVFSSKSRIPWCVGALLIVAGILPALAVVNVEGTRIVFHQGANAASVTLSNSEKQPTLVQIWSDNGDPMTPPESTHTPLIAVPPVFSMKPGEVRSLRLLLTSQTSLAKDKETLFWLNIYQIPPNTSSATPQGQRVVLPLRLRIKVFIRPAGLDDPVEQDGQKLRFRLQQVQGGQQLQIVNPTPWHMTLTDISYAGQRLDSVMVAPESETTLPVGQVAASQSLSYALINDLGTRWNYTRVGVN is encoded by the coding sequence ATGCGCAATTACAGATTATGGTCAGTTTTCAGTAGCAAATCGCGAATACCTTGGTGTGTTGGTGCGCTGCTGATAGTCGCTGGCATTTTACCGGCGCTGGCGGTGGTGAATGTGGAAGGGACGCGGATAGTCTTCCATCAGGGCGCGAATGCGGCGTCCGTCACGCTCTCCAACTCGGAAAAACAGCCGACGCTGGTACAGATCTGGAGTGATAATGGCGATCCTATGACACCGCCGGAGAGCACCCACACGCCGCTGATTGCGGTGCCGCCGGTTTTCAGCATGAAGCCTGGTGAAGTGCGATCGCTGCGTTTGCTGTTGACCTCACAAACCAGCCTGGCAAAAGATAAAGAGACGTTGTTTTGGTTGAATATTTATCAAATTCCGCCGAATACCTCTTCGGCAACTCCTCAGGGGCAGCGGGTGGTGCTACCTTTGCGACTGCGTATAAAAGTGTTTATACGCCCCGCCGGGCTGGATGATCCTGTTGAGCAGGACGGGCAAAAACTGCGCTTTCGTTTGCAGCAAGTGCAGGGCGGCCAGCAGCTTCAAATCGTCAATCCAACACCCTGGCATATGACGCTGACGGATATCAGCTACGCCGGGCAGCGTCTTGATAGTGTCATGGTCGCTCCTGAGTCTGAAACTACGCTGCCAGTGGGGCAGGTGGCGGCGAGCCAGTCGTTAAGCTATGCATTGATTAACGATCTTGGTACGCGCTGGAACTACACCCGAGTGGGGGTGAATTAA
- a CDS encoding RluA family pseudouridine synthase: MSTIFDTFIAPPCHEEIEVLYQDDHLVLINKPAGLLSLSGKNPRNLDSVHYRLVQAFPDCTLVHRLDFGTSGLMVVARNKAINAALCQQFSQRTVTKVYSALLCGHPDHDQGVIDAAIAKDPQLFPLMSICSVHGKPARSRYQVIERFYYQQEDLTILPVARVQLTPETGRTHQLRIHCQQLGHPILGCDLYGGRLLPGTERTPRLMLHASELHFVHPISGESIKARNDCPF; encoded by the coding sequence ATGTCTACGATTTTCGATACTTTTATTGCTCCGCCGTGCCATGAAGAGATAGAGGTGCTCTATCAGGACGATCATCTGGTACTGATCAATAAACCCGCCGGGCTGCTCAGTCTTTCGGGAAAAAATCCGCGAAACCTCGATTCAGTGCATTATCGACTGGTACAGGCATTTCCCGACTGCACCCTCGTCCATCGCCTTGATTTCGGTACGTCCGGGCTAATGGTCGTTGCCCGCAATAAGGCGATTAATGCCGCTCTCTGCCAACAGTTCAGTCAGCGTACAGTGACCAAAGTGTACAGTGCATTGCTCTGCGGACATCCCGACCACGACCAGGGGGTGATAGACGCGGCAATCGCTAAGGATCCGCAGCTGTTTCCGCTGATGTCGATTTGCTCAGTCCACGGTAAGCCTGCTCGCTCCCGTTATCAGGTTATTGAGCGTTTTTATTATCAGCAGGAAGACTTGACGATACTGCCAGTGGCGCGGGTGCAGCTAACCCCGGAGACCGGGCGCACCCATCAACTGCGCATTCACTGCCAGCAGCTGGGCCATCCCATACTGGGCTGCGACTTATATGGCGGTCGGTTGCTGCCGGGCACCGAACGCACGCCGCGCCTGATGCTGCATGCCAGTGAATTGCATTTTGTTCATCCGATTAGCGGAGAGTCGATCAAAGCCCGTAATGACTGCCCATTCTGA
- a CDS encoding fimbrial outer membrane usher protein translates to MPSVQAEDYYFDPALLKGASYGQDLARFNQHDVSAEPGEHTLDVYVNSQLIATAEPILFKADEGGKGVACLSPELMQKTAIRLKGSAARQPGDCLLLSETGQTVSEELDMSALRLNLLVPQQALSRTPRGFIPVSEWDSGIPALFFRHNTNYSRTENTHSNYQYGYLWSSLNAGTNVGLWQLRHQGNLRYYESNLTGSDYKYNSVRSWVDRPIPAIESILSLGENYTSNSLFGSLSFNGVKLGSDTRMWPQSRRGYAPEVRGVAGTSAHVVVRQLGQIIYETDVPPGAFVIRDLYNTRDQGDLQVEVIEAGGRVSTFTVPYASVPDSVRPGNWRYELAMGKVRNYSSVDNQFAEGIVQHGVNNSLTLNGGVRVADDYFAGLLGSVISTRFGALGLNATWSHAEVFEQSETGWRSELSYSRTFATGTSVVLAAWRYSTAGFRDLPDVLGQRHQYQDGVIYSSDNLNQKNRFSATVNQSMDDWGMLNLSASTSDYYGDSSRVTQLQLGYSNSWQSISYNLNVSRQRTVLDRGRFFASVNDADYDTSGQQRVTETLVSIGISVPFDFGKSTAIASLDMTRTRDSRSGTLNIAGASGDNSQLTWSAYTGLEDYRQGGNAMTAGGSVQQATSLGAVRASAGKGEGYRQYGVGASSTLVLHQGGVTMGPYASDTFALVNAPGAEGAQIRNGQGATINRFGYAILPSMTPYQYNTIALDSSKMNDETELQGGSQRVVPYAGAIARVNFTTLQGRAILIATELSDGSYPPMGADVLDSAGNSLGMVGQGGQIYARIADPRGSLKVKWGPLVTEQCEVQYVLPPRGSDPFTHLQLPCQMREGL, encoded by the coding sequence TTGCCGTCAGTGCAAGCCGAAGATTATTACTTCGATCCGGCTTTATTAAAAGGCGCGTCATACGGGCAGGATCTGGCGCGATTTAATCAGCATGATGTCTCTGCTGAGCCAGGTGAGCACACGCTCGACGTCTATGTAAACAGCCAACTGATTGCTACTGCTGAGCCGATATTATTTAAAGCCGATGAGGGTGGCAAGGGGGTGGCCTGTCTGTCGCCTGAACTGATGCAGAAAACAGCGATTCGGTTAAAAGGCAGTGCAGCGCGCCAGCCGGGCGATTGTTTGTTGCTGTCAGAAACCGGTCAGACCGTCTCTGAAGAGCTTGATATGAGCGCACTGCGCCTTAACCTGCTGGTGCCGCAGCAGGCACTGTCGCGCACGCCGCGCGGATTTATTCCGGTTTCTGAATGGGACAGCGGCATTCCGGCGCTTTTTTTCCGCCACAATACTAACTATTCCCGCACTGAAAATACCCACAGTAATTATCAATACGGCTACTTGTGGAGCTCGCTCAATGCCGGTACTAACGTTGGGCTCTGGCAATTGCGCCACCAGGGCAACCTGCGTTACTACGAAAGTAATCTAACCGGCAGTGATTATAAATATAATTCAGTGCGCAGCTGGGTTGATCGCCCGATTCCGGCTATCGAGAGCATTCTGTCGTTGGGAGAGAATTATACCAGCAACAGTCTGTTTGGCAGCTTGTCCTTTAACGGTGTCAAATTGGGCAGTGATACACGCATGTGGCCGCAAAGTCGACGCGGATATGCACCAGAAGTGCGTGGCGTGGCGGGCACCTCAGCGCATGTAGTGGTGCGCCAGCTCGGGCAAATTATTTACGAAACTGACGTGCCGCCGGGGGCTTTTGTCATCCGCGATTTGTACAACACGCGCGATCAGGGCGACCTGCAGGTGGAGGTGATCGAAGCCGGCGGACGCGTTTCTACCTTCACCGTTCCTTATGCTTCGGTGCCGGACTCTGTACGGCCGGGTAACTGGCGATATGAGCTGGCAATGGGAAAAGTGCGTAATTACTCCTCGGTGGATAATCAGTTTGCCGAGGGGATTGTCCAGCATGGCGTCAACAATTCTCTGACGTTAAATGGCGGTGTCCGCGTCGCCGACGACTATTTTGCCGGTTTATTGGGATCGGTTATCAGCACCCGCTTTGGCGCGCTAGGGCTGAATGCCACCTGGTCTCATGCTGAAGTGTTCGAACAGAGCGAGACGGGCTGGCGCAGTGAGTTGAGTTACAGCCGGACATTCGCCACCGGAACCAGCGTGGTGCTGGCCGCGTGGCGCTATTCCACCGCCGGATTTCGCGATTTACCGGATGTCCTCGGCCAGCGCCATCAGTATCAGGATGGCGTCATTTATTCTTCCGACAACCTGAATCAAAAAAATCGTTTTTCCGCCACTGTCAATCAGTCGATGGATGACTGGGGAATGCTAAATCTCTCCGCCAGCACCAGCGACTACTACGGCGATTCGTCACGCGTAACGCAGCTGCAACTGGGTTACAGCAATAGCTGGCAAAGCATCAGTTACAACCTTAACGTATCGCGTCAGCGAACCGTACTGGACAGAGGGCGCTTTTTCGCCAGCGTCAATGATGCTGATTATGACACCAGCGGACAGCAACGCGTGACGGAAACACTGGTTTCAATTGGGATTTCGGTGCCGTTTGATTTTGGTAAATCAACTGCTATCGCCTCGCTGGATATGACCCGAACCCGGGATTCACGTTCGGGCACCTTGAATATTGCTGGTGCATCAGGTGATAACAGCCAACTGACCTGGTCAGCGTATACCGGCCTGGAAGATTATCGGCAGGGCGGTAATGCGATGACCGCTGGCGGCAGCGTTCAGCAAGCAACCTCTCTCGGCGCGGTGCGGGCCTCTGCCGGCAAGGGGGAAGGCTATCGCCAGTATGGCGTGGGCGCATCGAGCACGCTGGTGCTACATCAGGGTGGCGTGACTATGGGCCCTTACGCCAGCGATACTTTTGCGCTGGTTAATGCCCCTGGCGCAGAGGGCGCACAGATTCGTAACGGACAGGGCGCAACGATAAATCGTTTTGGTTACGCAATTCTGCCGTCAATGACGCCGTACCAGTACAACACCATTGCACTGGATTCCAGCAAAATGAATGATGAAACCGAACTGCAGGGCGGCAGCCAGAGAGTTGTGCCTTATGCCGGTGCAATAGCAAGAGTGAATTTTACTACGCTACAGGGGAGAGCAATATTAATCGCCACCGAATTGAGTGATGGCAGCTATCCGCCGATGGGAGCCGATGTGCTGGATAGCGCCGGTAACAGTTTGGGAATGGTCGGGCAGGGTGGTCAAATCTATGCGCGTATTGCCGATCCACGCGGTAGTCTGAAAGTAAAATGGGGACCCTTAGTGACCGAGCAGTGCGAAGTACAGTACGTCTTGCCACCGCGTGGCAGCGATCCCTTTACCCATTTACAGCTGCCTTGTCAGATGCGGGAGGGATTATGA
- the yajD gene encoding HNH nuclease YajD codes for MALIPKNYSRLESGYREKALKIYPWVCGRCTREFVYSNLRELTVHHIDHDHTNNPEDGSNWELLCLYCHDHEHSKYTEADQYGTTVIAGEDAQKDVDAATYNPFADLKSMLNKKK; via the coding sequence ATGGCTCTGATCCCAAAAAACTACTCGCGGCTGGAAAGCGGCTATCGTGAGAAAGCACTTAAAATCTATCCGTGGGTATGTGGACGCTGCACGCGAGAGTTTGTTTATTCAAACCTACGCGAATTAACGGTTCACCATATCGATCATGATCATACCAATAATCCGGAAGATGGCAGCAATTGGGAGCTATTATGCCTGTATTGCCATGACCACGAACATTCAAAGTACACCGAAGCCGACCAGTACGGTACAACCGTAATCGCGGGGGAGGACGCGCAAAAAGATGTTGATGCAGCGACCTACAATCCTTTTGCTGATTTAAAGTCGATGCTTAATAAGAAAAAATAG